Genomic segment of Niallia taxi:
ATGGTGCAGTGGGACGAAATACAGGAGTTAACAAAGAATAATAAAATAAAGCCAACCTATAATAAAAAGACAGACTCCGTAATGTTTAATTATTTGGATAAAAACAAGCAAGAACATGTTGTTTGGTATGAAAATGAGACAACAATCGAGAAGAAATCAAAACTTGTAAAAAAGTATAAACTCGGTGGTGTCAGTGTTTATGCACTCGGCAATGAGACTCAAGCCTTTTGGGGTGCAATTAAGAACGGTGTTAAATAAGTGATCGGCAAGGTGGAAAAATAGTTTGGTACTATAGCAAAAAAATGCTTTCCATTAATTTTGGAGAGCATTTTTTATTTGTGTGAAAAATGAGTTAGCAGGTAAAAAAATTTGCTGCTTAAAACCATGCTTTTGCAAGCAGCTTAACTCCCTCTTGAATCCTTTTTTCATCAAGTCCAGCGAATCCTAACAAAACCTGAGGATATTTATGAGCTGGTCTTTGTTCATAGAAGGTGCTAACGGGATACACTAAAACGCCATTTTGTTTAGCTGCTTCGATGAGCTCTTGTTCTGACATGTCATTTCGTGGCTCAAGGACTATGTGTAATCCGGCGCCTAATCCCATGATTCTGACTTGATTATTCATGCTTGCTTTAATCGAGGTAATTAAGGCAGTATGTCTTTTTTTATAGACATTTCTTACTTTATTTAAATGCCTTGCCCATTGTTCGCTTTCCATGAAGAGCTTTAATGTATATTGATGCTGTCTTGATACAGTTTGCTTATAACCAATATATTTATCGTGGTATCTAGCTAACAAAGGTCTTGGTAGCACCATATAACTAAAGTCTAATGATGGAATCAATGATTTAGCAAATGTCCCCATATAGATAACTTTTTCATATTGATCAAGACTTTGCAGAGCGGGAATCGGTTTTCCTTCATATCTGAATTCACTATCGTAATCATCCTCAATAATATAGCCCTCCGTATCCTTTGCCCATTGAATTAATTCTAATCTTCTTTGGAGTGGCATAACAATTCCAAGGGGAAATTGATGGGCAGGTGTGACAAAAACAGCTCTTACCTCACTTGATGTTAATGCCTTTATATCGACTCCATAATTATCAAGAGGAATAGGTTGGACAGCTTTACCATATTCTTTTAATACAATGCGCACTCTATTGTATCCAGGGTCTTCAATTCCATAAGTGTATTCTTTGCCGATTATTTTACAAAGCATACTCATAAGGTATTGAGTGCCTGCACCGATAATAATTTGGTGTTCTGAACATTTAACACCTCTTGATTCAAAAAGGTATTTTGTTATTTGCTTGCGAAGATCAAGATCTCCTTGTGGGTCGCCATATAATAAAAGCTGTCCTTGCTCAGCAAAAATACTTTTCATCGTTAATTGACTCCATAATTTAAATGGAAAGTGCTTTAGGTCTATTTCGCCATATTTAAAATCATAAAAAATCTCAGATAATTGGTGTTCTGAATTTT
This window contains:
- the pdxR gene encoding MocR-like pyridoxine biosynthesis transcription factor PdxR, with translation MFEITPILDSQKEDPVYMQLYRYLKNEIQSDTIPPHSKLPSQRKLAEHLSLSRNTVNAAYQQLLAEGYIRSEERKGLFVEDIKHELYLDKNMNTINAEILDNSCKNSEHQLSEIFYDFKYGEIDLKHFPFKLWSQLTMKSIFAEQGQLLLYGDPQGDLDLRKQITKYLFESRGVKCSEHQIIIGAGTQYLMSMLCKIIGKEYTYGIEDPGYNRVRIVLKEYGKAVQPIPLDNYGVDIKALTSSEVRAVFVTPAHQFPLGIVMPLQRRLELIQWAKDTEGYIIEDDYDSEFRYEGKPIPALQSLDQYEKVIYMGTFAKSLIPSLDFSYMVLPRPLLARYHDKYIGYKQTVSRQHQYTLKLFMESEQWARHLNKVRNVYKKRHTALITSIKASMNNQVRIMGLGAGLHIVLEPRNDMSEQELIEAAKQNGVLVYPVSTFYEQRPAHKYPQVLLGFAGLDEKRIQEGVKLLAKAWF